A section of the Ciceribacter thiooxidans genome encodes:
- the hisI gene encoding phosphoribosyl-AMP cyclohydrolase, which produces MTIIFERPPADKDALEADGAFTPKFDANGLVTAVVTDARDGELLMVAHMNAEALGLTLESGIAHYFSRSRNKIWKKGETSGNLQHVREMRVDCDQDAVWLKVEVAGHDATCHTGRRSCFYRRVSSAGGEARLEITDHHRHFDPDTVYDDATKG; this is translated from the coding sequence ATGACCATCATCTTCGAACGTCCCCCGGCAGACAAGGACGCGCTGGAGGCGGACGGCGCTTTCACGCCGAAATTCGACGCCAACGGCCTCGTAACCGCTGTCGTGACCGACGCGAGAGACGGCGAGCTTCTGATGGTCGCCCACATGAATGCCGAAGCGCTCGGCCTGACGCTGGAAAGCGGGATCGCGCACTATTTCAGCCGCTCCCGCAACAAGATATGGAAGAAGGGTGAAACCTCCGGTAATCTCCAGCACGTAAGGGAAATGCGCGTCGATTGCGATCAGGATGCCGTCTGGCTGAAGGTCGAGGTCGCCGGGCACGACGCGACCTGCCACACCGGCCGTCGCTCCTGCTTCTACAGGCGTGTGTCCTCGGCCGGCGGCGAAGCTCGACTTGAGATAACCGATCATCACCGGCATTTCGATCCAGACACGGTCTACGACGACGCGACAAAGGGCTGA
- a CDS encoding patatin-like phospholipase family protein: MLNWNMRNNPSAAGTGQGSGQEPIVVDPGPVPSPPKKAPIALALGGGAARGWAHIGVLRALDEADVEVSMIAGTSIGALVGGCYLAGKLDELELFARSLTMRRIASLLDLTIGGGGLLGGMRLTKRMQEHLQGLAIEDLPKPFVAVASELNTGHEVWIDGGPLITALRASYALPGIFEPVLCNNRTLIDGALVNPVPVSVCRAYEQPLVMAVNLHYDLFGRSAVVKHKAGEMVPPEGETQKHHGRLGMTGVMVQAFNIIQDRISRARLAGDPPDLALQPRVNDIGLSEFHRAGEAIDRGYEEAKLRIGELKRMQDSFAR, encoded by the coding sequence ATGCTGAACTGGAATATGAGGAACAATCCGTCTGCTGCCGGGACTGGCCAGGGTAGCGGCCAGGAGCCGATTGTCGTGGATCCCGGCCCTGTTCCCTCACCACCAAAGAAGGCACCGATCGCGCTTGCGCTCGGCGGCGGCGCCGCCCGTGGCTGGGCCCATATCGGCGTGCTTCGCGCACTCGATGAAGCAGATGTCGAGGTCAGCATGATCGCCGGCACGTCGATCGGTGCGCTGGTCGGCGGCTGCTATCTCGCCGGCAAGCTCGACGAACTCGAGCTCTTCGCACGCTCGCTGACGATGCGGCGCATCGCATCCCTGCTCGACCTCACGATCGGCGGCGGCGGCTTGCTCGGCGGCATGCGCCTCACCAAGCGGATGCAGGAGCATCTCCAGGGGCTGGCAATCGAGGATCTGCCCAAGCCCTTTGTCGCCGTCGCTTCGGAGCTCAACACCGGTCACGAGGTGTGGATCGACGGCGGCCCGCTGATCACGGCCCTGCGCGCCTCCTACGCCCTTCCCGGCATCTTCGAACCGGTTCTCTGCAACAACCGCACGCTGATCGACGGAGCACTGGTCAATCCGGTGCCGGTTTCGGTCTGCCGCGCCTACGAGCAGCCGCTGGTCATGGCGGTAAACCTCCACTACGACCTTTTCGGCCGGTCGGCCGTCGTCAAGCACAAGGCCGGTGAAATGGTGCCGCCGGAGGGCGAGACACAAAAACATCACGGCCGTCTCGGCATGACGGGCGTCATGGTGCAGGCCTTCAATATCATCCAGGACCGCATCTCGCGCGCGCGGCTTGCCGGAGACCCGCCGGATCTCGCGCTGCAACCGCGCGTCAACGACATCGGCCTTTCGGAATTCCACCGCGCCGGCGAAGCGATCGACCGCGGCTACGAGGAGGCAAAGCTCCGCATTGGCGAGTTGAAGCGAATGCAGGACTCCTTCGCCCGCTGA
- a CDS encoding CBS domain-containing protein yields the protein MSATVRSILEEKGRNVVTIGPNTTLADAARILEENHIGAAVVCDAGGQIAGIFTERDLVRAIGRTGSISLSQSVAAVMTKNVHRCSEDTTVNELMEVMTGRRFRHVPVEKDGKLAGIISIGDVVKSRIRDIENEAEQIKAYIAG from the coding sequence ATGTCTGCAACGGTCAGGAGCATACTCGAAGAGAAGGGCCGAAACGTCGTTACGATCGGCCCCAATACAACCCTTGCCGACGCCGCGCGTATCCTGGAAGAAAACCATATCGGGGCCGCCGTGGTTTGCGATGCCGGGGGGCAGATCGCCGGAATCTTCACCGAACGCGACCTGGTGCGTGCGATCGGCCGTACTGGATCGATCAGCCTGAGCCAGTCTGTGGCCGCCGTCATGACCAAGAACGTGCATCGCTGCAGCGAAGACACGACGGTCAACGAACTGATGGAAGTGATGACCGGACGGCGCTTCCGTCACGTCCCGGTGGAAAAGGACGGCAAGCTCGCCGGGATCATTTCGATCGGGGATGTGGTGAAATCCCGTATCCGCGATATCGAAAACGAAGCGGAACAGATCAAGGCCTATATCGCCGGATAA
- a CDS encoding rhomboid family intramembrane serine protease, with product MDEMPTRPSGDDWPGGDSPEDGSRRAPVFNMPAGILLCLAGLAVIYFVQSTLLSPNLAEWLVIEFGFSPLRYVYGFSEQGYEWLWTPLTYSFLHGSLEHLAFNGLWLAAFGTPVLRRIGGWRFAALWVVSSAGGALLHALVNWGQPTLMIGASGVISALMGAACRFAFGPGRSVRIQPDRPLPRLSVLTALRQRTVVVFIAVWLFGNLVIAIGMPLVGALSGAVAWDAHIGGFLVGFLGFAVFDRPQRRD from the coding sequence ATGGATGAAATGCCGACACGGCCCTCGGGCGACGATTGGCCGGGCGGCGATTCCCCCGAGGACGGTTCCAGGCGCGCGCCGGTCTTCAACATGCCGGCCGGCATCTTGCTTTGTCTCGCGGGGCTTGCCGTCATCTATTTCGTGCAATCGACATTGTTGTCGCCGAATCTTGCCGAATGGCTCGTCATCGAGTTCGGCTTCTCGCCGCTGCGCTACGTCTACGGCTTTTCCGAGCAGGGTTACGAGTGGCTCTGGACGCCGCTGACATACTCCTTCCTTCACGGCAGTCTCGAACACCTTGCCTTCAATGGCCTGTGGCTGGCGGCCTTTGGCACGCCGGTGCTGCGGCGGATCGGCGGGTGGCGCTTTGCGGCTCTGTGGGTGGTGTCGTCCGCTGGCGGAGCGCTGCTGCATGCCTTGGTAAACTGGGGGCAGCCGACATTGATGATTGGCGCGTCGGGCGTCATCTCCGCACTAATGGGGGCCGCGTGCCGGTTCGCCTTCGGACCGGGCAGATCGGTTCGCATTCAGCCCGATCGGCCGCTTCCGAGGCTTTCGGTACTGACAGCGCTCCGGCAGCGGACGGTGGTCGTGTTCATCGCGGTCTGGCTCTTCGGCAACCTCGTGATCGCGATCGGGATGCCGCTGGTCGGTGCGCTCTCCGGAGCCGTCGCATGGGACGCTCATATTGGCGGATTCCTCGTCGGCTTCCTTGGGTTTGCCGTCTTCGATCGCCCGCAGCGGCGCGATTGA